The Candidatus Bathyarchaeota archaeon nucleotide sequence CAGAGTTTTCCATGGCGACATGGTGCGTAGGGGACAAACCCTCGCCATTCTCGAACACCCTGATTATATCAAACTACAGGAAGATTTTGCCGAATTAGCCAGCCGGCTCGAATACCTGGAAATGGAGTATGAACGCCAGAAAGAACTCTTCGAGAACAACGTAGGTGCAGGCAGGGAGTTCCAACAGGTAAAGTCGGAATATAATTCGGCCAAGGCAAAGTACCAGGGATTGAAAGCCCGCTTGCAACTCCTGCACCTCTCGCCCGAAAAAGTTAAAGAGGGAACGATTTCCAACAGCGTTCCCATTGTTTCACCCATCAACGGGTACGTGAATGAAATAAACGTGAAAATGGGTACCTATGCCGGGGCACAGGACATGCTATTTGAAATTACCGACAACAGCGAAATCCATGCTGATTTTATGGTGTATGAAAATGATGTGCATTTACTGGAAAAAGGACAAAAGGTACATTTTACCGCGGCCAATATTCCCGACAAGGAACTCACGGCAACGATTTTTGCCATCGGCCAGGAATTTGAAGCCAACGCCAGGGCCGTGCACGTGCATGCCAGTCTGGATGAAACCGTACCGGGCCTTATTCCGGGCATGTACATTTCAGGCCACATCCATACCGATGAAAATTATACCCGCACGCTGCCCAATGACGCCATTGTTTCCGAAGGAACCAAATCTTATATTTTCGTGCTGGATGAACAAGCCACCGAAGCGGGACACGGTCATGAGGAAAACCATGCTGGTGAAAGCGATGAAGAACACGGCGAACATTCCGGAGAAACGCAAGAAGGTGAAAACCATGAAGTAATGGCCTTCCGGATGGTGGAAGTAATAACCGGCTTACAGGATGAGGGATACACCGAAATAAAATTGCTCAATCCCCTGCCCGATGATACACAGATTGTAATGAACGCAGCTTACTACCTTTTGTCTGATTTGAAAAAAGACGAAGCAGGTGATGACGATTAATAAACTTTTAAAAAAGATTAGATATGAAAGAAATAAAAGCATTTATAAGGCCCAACAAAGTGAACGACATTGTTCACCATTTAAAAGATGCAGGGTTTGAGAACATGACCATTTCAATGGCTGAAGGAACAGGGAAATTTCAGGATGAAGAAGCTTTTGTATCGCAAAAGTTCTCAATAACCGATAGTGAAATAGCAAAGCTTGAACTTGTTGCAAAAAAAGAAAAAGTTGATGCTATTGTGAATATAATCTGCGAGTATGGCTGTACACTAAATCCGGGCGATGGGTTTATCTATGTTTCTGATGTTGAAAAAGTGTACAGGGTGAAAACGGGATTGGAAAACGGGATGAAATAATTTAGTACCCTTGCCTTCTACTTTGAAATAAAAGTCGGGGCAATTGTATTCAATTTTAGTAAATTTGGAATTGAAAAACATAAAATGTTGTTTATTGTCAAACAATTACAGTTATGGAAAACAATGATATAGAACAAAAACTTGAATCGAAAAACGTCAAACCAACAGCCATGCGCGCCCTGGTTTACAAAACACTTGCAGATTCAGGGAAAGCGCTGAGCCTGGCGGATTTGGAACAGCGGTTT carries:
- a CDS encoding efflux RND transporter periplasmic adaptor subunit; translated protein: MSCNNNKKNSETGEQEEHEGPEGVVFLNPQQREALDLELGTFQMRNLTTMVKTNGEMQVPPASSAEVTAVIGGNVRDIRVFHGDMVRRGQTLAILEHPDYIKLQEDFAELASRLEYLEMEYERQKELFENNVGAGREFQQVKSEYNSAKAKYQGLKARLQLLHLSPEKVKEGTISNSVPIVSPINGYVNEINVKMGTYAGAQDMLFEITDNSEIHADFMVYENDVHLLEKGQKVHFTAANIPDKELTATIFAIGQEFEANARAVHVHASLDETVPGLIPGMYISGHIHTDENYTRTLPNDAIVSEGTKSYIFVLDEQATEAGHGHEENHAGESDEEHGEHSGETQEGENHEVMAFRMVEVITGLQDEGYTEIKLLNPLPDDTQIVMNAAYYLLSDLKKDEAGDDD
- a CDS encoding P-II family nitrogen regulator; translated protein: MKEIKAFIRPNKVNDIVHHLKDAGFENMTISMAEGTGKFQDEEAFVSQKFSITDSEIAKLELVAKKEKVDAIVNIICEYGCTLNPGDGFIYVSDVEKVYRVKTGLENGMK